One window of the Thermodesulfomicrobium sp. WS genome contains the following:
- a CDS encoding ABC transporter ATP-binding protein: MNDHRAPYRATSEPSQGTPPGWSLTLENIVVHRQGTPVLRGIHLHIPSGCVLGIAGPNGAGKSTLGRVLTGLLEPEAGRILVNGIPTPPRALHGRSVFLDQEPYLLRRSVAANIGYALGRQASPERIQQALAQVGLPPSMAGRSWRELSGGEAKRVALAARLIRNPPVLVLDEPTANLDDAGIAAVEAVIRRRSGRATTVLISHDLHWLCTWTDHVEHVVAGELVGRGHITLLRGPWEPSAFGSVMPLGEHGSIPAPKAPHPKAQAVLPAQGASIVGDEDSRPVHVHGRILALFHHQGRIIASCSVGGLRLWAHTIHPLPPGSPVGIHIEAQRIRFLE; the protein is encoded by the coding sequence ATGAACGATCACCGGGCACCATACCGCGCAACGTCCGAGCCATCCCAAGGCACCCCGCCCGGCTGGTCGCTCACCCTGGAGAATATCGTCGTCCACCGCCAAGGCACTCCGGTGCTCCGCGGCATCCATCTCCACATCCCCTCAGGGTGTGTCCTCGGCATTGCCGGGCCCAACGGTGCGGGCAAAAGCACCCTCGGCCGAGTGCTCACCGGCCTTCTGGAGCCAGAGGCTGGACGCATCTTGGTCAACGGCATCCCGACGCCGCCGCGCGCCCTGCACGGACGCAGTGTGTTTTTGGATCAAGAACCGTATTTGCTGCGCCGAAGCGTTGCCGCCAATATCGGCTATGCTCTCGGGCGTCAGGCATCCCCCGAACGCATCCAGCAGGCGCTGGCCCAGGTCGGTCTTCCCCCGTCCATGGCCGGGCGTTCGTGGCGCGAGCTTTCCGGCGGCGAAGCCAAACGCGTGGCCTTGGCCGCACGCCTCATCCGCAATCCACCAGTCTTGGTGCTCGATGAACCGACGGCCAATCTCGACGACGCCGGCATCGCAGCCGTGGAGGCAGTCATCCGCCGGCGCAGCGGCCGCGCCACCACGGTGCTCATCAGCCATGACCTGCACTGGCTCTGCACGTGGACGGACCATGTGGAGCATGTGGTGGCCGGAGAGCTCGTGGGCCGTGGGCACATCACCCTCCTGCGTGGCCCATGGGAACCCAGCGCCTTCGGCTCCGTGATGCCCCTTGGGGAGCACGGCAGTATCCCTGCCCCCAAGGCCCCGCACCCCAAGGCGCAGGCGGTGCTCCCGGCCCAAGGCGCGAGCATCGTCGGCGATGAAGACAGCCGGCCTGTGCATGTGCACGGAAGGATACTCGCCCTCTTCCATCACCAAGGGCGCATCATCGCCTCCTGCTCCGTCGGCGGTCTTCGCCTCTGGGCGCATACCATCCACCCGCTGCCGCCTGGAAGCCCCGTCGGAATCCACATCGAAGCGCAGCGCATCCGGTTTCTTGAATAG